A segment of the Vanessa cardui chromosome 22, ilVanCard2.1, whole genome shotgun sequence genome:
gacagcggtaaacgacttaGTTTTACACTacagtcaaattaaacactacctcTGTTTTGGAAAAGGAACCACCCtcacctgagaagaaccagcgaaaggAACCCAGCGGATCTGAATATACACGTGTCTCAGAACTCATGATCCTGTACCTAATCCCTTTCTAGTCATGtcagcatattccaccaccagaCTACTATTTAAAGTCTTTGTTCGAATGCGCTTATCCAAGGATAAGCAGCAAACTGCAAAAAAAAATGAGTCAGATAGcccatttattaaaaagatttacAGACTGTATAATATTACTCTATAATCAACGGGAATGGAGCTGTTacgtttaaaacaaatgaaaccgCGCTGAGCAGACAGATAAATAAACCTTGAGAATAAAAATCGCGAGATATAATTATGCCGTGTGCTCTTGGCTTAAGATTGCTTATACTAATTTAGATGGAATTGTTTTGTGagttttgtgtttaaaataaataacataattcaaagaatgaaaattatacaaaGCATAACTAAAGTTATAAAACACACGAGGTTACCTTGTGTACCAAACTTAGTAGATGGATTTTATGCACAACAATAGGAACCTACCGTTCATTATGCTCAACCGTTTGGTACCATTCATTCAtcacatatttttcaaaaagcAATATTAAGCTATTGAGTTCCAGTTTGAAGCGTGAGTCAGCCAATGTAACAGCCACATGAGatgtaaaatatcaaaattgtatACCATTAAAATATAGGTGATCGGCTCACGATATTTTCACATCAATCCTGCTCTAAATGAGCATAACTTATACATTTTAAGTAACGCTTTCATTATTTCACAGCTTTATTGGTATTTAGTTCGTTAGCTTTAATTGTATGTAAGAActattatgaatatttgaatttgaataaatgaaaatctatttctacttaattgatttatagatttgaaaatttgcaatgcgtattcatttgttttataaaatttccaaTTAATGTatacacaaataattattacattattgttatatttcaagATGAGATGCATCTGTTGTAATTaggtaaattgtataatattttattttaaatatttgaatcgtAGACGTAGCACCATTTACTAAAGTGTCATACGAAATAGAAATCTTTGTGTAATATTCGTTCTTCCTTCCTACTTATCTGTGGCTCTGATTTCGAGTTGTAATAAAGATgtgtcaataataaataaatatctgaattggaaggtattattattatttcaacatcaTTTTAACAGCATCACTGATAAAATGCCAGATAAATGTTAAGCGAAAATTGTGAGGTCAAACACTGTCAAACATGAACCAATGAGTTCTTATATGTTGAATTTGTGTCTTCTGCTTTATGAAGGTAAATCGAAGCATGAATCCAATAAAACAGTTGAATGtttcaccaacctgcattgaagCAGCTTGATGGAATACGCTCCAAAATTCTCTCCAAAAGAAGACCTATTATCAAAGGGACATTACAGGTTGTTACTCGACTATCTTCATCGGATTAACGCAGGATATACTTATGTTCCTGTCACGACAAGTGATCGACAGTTACTAATGAGCACAGATTTTTCCTTAAGGATTTTTACACGCAATGCAAACGGAATGCAATGTCTTTAAGATAATGTTTGAAGAATTGACTTAATGATAATATCTAACTACTAGGTCCGTGATATTATGCGCgttcgaatttaataaaaactacaacTACTTACTGTAACTTATTAAGTCATTAGTGGAAGGTAGCCCATGTGATGGCGATGTGAGAACTGCggtactggacagtatttggatATAATAGCGTgactttatcattattttctatataattctaaaatacaaGGTTAAGgttactcctcattacatctgctatctgccagtgaagatctgatcaaaatcgatccagctgttccagagattagccggaacaaacagatggACAGAGTTaccaaaattgttaaaaatatctttgtgGTATAAATACCATGCAGCATACATAtgcatatagtaaaaatatttagttatttaatagaCAAACACACACTCCAATTTTGCTATACCAAATAGATTGTTGTATGATATGTTTTACCGAACCTCCATGTGTGTGTGAAAAGTGTTTGTGTGCGTGTTTTGAAAAGGTAAAAGAAAAACGAAGGGTGAGCGACAACAGTAAGATACATTAGCGAAGGGTGATAAGTGGTCTGAATAAGCGTATCGCTTAGCGCCCTTCTGGTCCTATTGTATTTCGTATAGACAACTAGCATTTCCCAGCGACACAAACAGATGCTTCAAAATAACGTTCATATGTTTTCAAAGTGTATTTTAGGAGCTATGTGTAAATATGGAGTTATTTATTACCATGTACTAAAGTTGAAAATTGTGAAGGTGTGTTTATTGTAGTTAGTAACGCGTTCTTATCtagtagttagaacacgtgcatcttaaccgatgattgtgagttcaaacccaggcgagcaccgctaaattttcatgtgcttaatttgtatttatagttcatctcgttatcaacagtgaaggaaaacatcgtgaggacccctgcatgtatcaaatttcatagaaattctcccacatgcgtattccaccaacccgcattggaacagcgtggtgtaatatgtttcaaaccttctccttaaagggttCTATGAAAAgaggtttttttattgttttttgggTGGATATGAActgaatatatttgttttagactCATCACAGCACTatgtctgtttatttattatactgcaACGGGACAATTTGAGACTAGAACTCTGCCGTGAAACTTTGTCGTCCCACGAGCATCAAGAATATTTCAAGTGATCTTGGTATAAGTCGATTACAATCAATTCGGGTTGAGGACTCACGTACCAAGTTCCTCGTATTCAGCTGTGGCGAACGCGACACTTACCAGATCCCTACAacctatataacttatataaataaaatattatacatataatcatataatatcttatatatttttcatacattaaataataaaggtaacataaatacaaatattactataacatatgtacatataactatactatatatgtatactataatacttatatacttatataaattacataataaatacatattatatatacatgttatacacagtataaatatctacactttaaaaatcatataaataattaaaatataatataataatttatgtaatgtcgGAAGGCAGTCGCCGCGCGATCGTGTAATAGAAAtgtcttttctaaataaattaccgtTACTTTGAACAAAGAAACGTATGCGCATCGGTTCGGCCGCCTTCCGTCAAGCAGTCGAATCCTAGATCTCGTACTGAACGCACGTCGCTTATCGCTTAAATTTTGCTACACGATTTTGCACCTTAAGTCTTTGTATTAAGTCATACTTCCTTCTTTCATCTAAACTTACCttcatatttctttcttctCATTTCTATTCTGTGCTGTGCCTGCCTATCttcgtgtttattatttctacgagaaataaattagtagtggaagaaactttgttttaatcaaacctcATCTACAACATCATACACAACTCCGCTACATTGGTGACCCCGCTGAAAACAAAGAAGCTGAAAACGAAGAGGATTAATTAACCAACTCAAGTAAGGAACACTAGATTATTTGGTGGAATAAAATGGAACCACAAAATGAAGGTAACTCGAACTTAAATGCCGAGTCACGACGACCATTTACACCTCACGACACGACCGACATATTTCGAGTCGGAGTGCGACCACCACCGTTCTGGGCAGAAGAACCTGCAGTTTGGTTTTCACAACTGGAAGGCAATTTTGTGTTGTCGAGAATCACTGACgacgatacaaaattttattacgttactTCGACATTAGAACACCGTTACGCAGCAGAAGTGaaggatataattatttcaccACCAAAGACAGGGAAGTACGAACGACTTAAAACTGAATTAATCAAGCGTCTGTCAGCCTCGCGCGAGAAAGAGGTAAAACAATTACTTGTTCACGAAGAGTTAGGAGATCGGAGACCATCTCAGTTTCTCCGACACCTGCAAAGATTAGCAGGTCCATCAGTTCCagacgattttattaaaactatttggaTAAGTCGTCTGCCTACTGCTCTTCAACCAATTATTGTGGCTCAGAAAACTTATGACCTTCAAGCTTTGGCTGACTTAGCCGACAGCTTACATGAATTGGTACCGTGCACACCTCAAGTCGCTTCAACATCTGCTCCCCAGTCAACCATTGATTCAATGGCGAAACAAATAGATGAGCTCACAAAGCAAGTAAAAGCTCTGTCTGCTCGCAGTCACAGACCAAGATCGAGATCAAGAAGACGACGTAGCCCGACAGTACAAATGAGATCACAGTCCAACTACAGAAAATTTCCATTATGTTGGTATCACAATAAACACGGAAAGAATGCCAATAAATGTGTGAAGCCATGCGATTTTAAGTCGGAAAACTACCAAGGCAATCGGTAATGGCGACATCCGATAGCCATAACGTATCTGGTCGCCTTTTCGTAACGGATCGAAAATCGAAGATGCAGTTTCTCGTTGATACAGGTAGCGATCTCTGCGTCTTCCCTCGCACAGCACTACGTGAAAGAAGATCTCCGACCAATTACCAACTCTATGCCGCGAATGGGACTTCTATTTCAACATATGGTTTTGCTCACCTCGAGCTGAATCTTGGCCTGCGTCGAGACTACACATGGCGATTTATAGTGGCAGATGTCACTAAGGCTATAATTGGCGTCGACTTCTTGTCATATTATGGTCTTATAGTCGACTGCCGTAACCAGCGTCTCATCGATAGCACCACAACCCTGACGACTTCAGCAGAATCAGTATCATCATCCAGCACGATTTCTTCAGTGAAGACATTGCTCGGTGATTCAAACTACCATATACTGCTACGTCAATTTCCGGAGATCACACGTCCTGCAGGAAACGAGAAGGTTGTTAACCATAACACGGTCCATCATATCAGGACTACACCTGGACCTCCAGTATCTTGCTCGCCACGTCGCTTGGCTCCAGATAAATTGCTCATAGCCAAGGAAGAGTTCGCAGCTATGATTAAAAATGGAACAGCTCGACCATCAGAGAGTCCATGGGCATCACCTTTGCATCTAGCCCCGAAGAAGGAAAGTGGATGGCGTCCATGCGGTGATTATCGGATGCTTAATGCAAGAACAATTCCTGACCGCTATCCGATTCGGAATATTCACGATTTCACGCATAACATATCGGGTTGTCGTGTTTTCTCCAAAATCGACCTCGTGAAAGCATTTAACCAGATTCCAGTATTTTCTGAGGACATTGCAAAGACGGCCATCACAACACCGTTTGGTCTTTATGAGTTCCCATATATGACCTTTGGACTCAGAAACGCCGGCCAGACCTTCCAGCGTTTTGTTGACGAAATGACCAGAGGCTTAGACTTTGTCTACGCATACCTAGACGATTTCCTCATATTTTCCCCTGATGAAGAAACACATCAACATCACTTACGAAGTCTGTTTCATAAGCTTCGGGAGTATGGGATGGTAATAAATGCGTCTAAATGCGTCTTTGGAGTTTCTGAAGTGTCTTTCTTGGGATATACCGTTTCATCAAATGGCATCAAACCATTGGAATCCAAAGTCGAGGCAATTAAAGAATTTCCTGTGCCTAAGACTGTGAGAGAATTAAGAAGATTCTTAGGCATGC
Coding sequences within it:
- the LOC124539179 gene encoding uncharacterized protein LOC124539179; the encoded protein is MEPQNEGNSNLNAESRRPFTPHDTTDIFRVGVRPPPFWAEEPAVWFSQLEGNFVLSRITDDDTKFYYVTSTLEHRYAAEVKDIIISPPKTGKYERLKTELIKRLSASREKEVKQLLVHEELGDRRPSQFLRHLQRLAGPSVPDDFIKTIWISRLPTALQPIIVAQKTYDLQALADLADSLHELVPCTPQVASTSAPQSTIDSMAKQIDELTKQVKALSARSHRPRSRSRRRRSPTVQMRSQSNYRKFPLCWYHNKHGKNANKCVKPCDFKSENYQGNR